The DNA window CAGCTCCATTTAACCTCCTGGCCATTGTAAATTAGACTTCGAATCTGATGTAATTGAACTTTGGCCTTCCGTTAACAAGTTACGTTGAAGGGAGGACATTGCTAATACAAACGCTCAAGTTTCATGCAGAATTCTGCTTTCCAAAACGGTAATTACGACATCCGATCGCTGTATACGCTCAAGCTGTTtgaaattttagttaaatcCGCTAGGATAGCATGCTGCTCACCCCGAGGCCATAACTTAACTGAACATAACTTGTCATTGATTAGAACATGCTGCGTTCAAATTGCTGATTTATCATCCAACAGCTCATTAAcgtgaagaaaattatttgttgcgCGATTAAAGATCcgttttttgtaaaataaaatatcgaagatAATAATGATGTGTCgcatcaatatttttctttacattttcaatatatatttaatttgtttctaaaaataaatgtatatattaataagatttttgtatggtatttataaaatagcgTATGCGTCCAcgcttttatatttcatatacatcAGATTGATAAGTTTGTCATTTGCCTTTGTATAGATAATTCCACTGTCTATTTTGTAATCATATGTAATGACCATTTTTGTATGGtatcttttatttcagatAAGTTGCGAgcattgatatataaatttccaaAAGATTCGGTTGCGCGAATCGGAAGCTCTTTATTCGGAATGCTCTTCGGGGAATTTCAGATCTACCATAATTGGATCTCGGACACTTGTTTACGAATATACAGAGACTGCAGTCGATGCCAGACTACATCATCAAGATACGTCTGCCCCGACATTAACATTCCATCTCTATACCTCATTCGTTTCCGCGGTATTGGAGGCACGTAGACGTAATGGGTACGCCTGACTAGGATAAAGGGAGGGATGGGGAATTGAAACTGCTAAATGGGATTGTTAGTGAAAGTCAGGAATAAATAACGTTTCCAGAACAGAGGCGTTCGCGATATTCAGAAAGACTCGTTTAACCTGCTGAAATACTCCCTTTTACGTCGACAGCCCTGCTCATCAGACTATTTAGTCGCTTTTACACCGTAGTACACGCAATTTCTCTGCAGTTATACTCTTATCAACACGTACAGATCACATATGTTACGGCTAACCGAAACGCAGTATATAAATGCGCAAGTTACTCGTTTCCCTTGACGGCTCTGTTAAACTTAAGCCGCGCCGTCGCGCTGATATTACATCTCCTCTCTGTTATTACCATTATGAGTATATGAGTCGCTTATTGCATGGAGATTTTGTAACAATAAGACTTATGCTCAACACTAGAGACTTGTCCTTTGCAAGAATATAATGCTGAATACCGaatctttagaaaaataaatttataagaatttataaaaaattaattttggtttcttttacattaaagcGATTTATATCGTATCCCACGTTTCTTTTCGTTATCTTTCCATCACATACAATgactgtaatataatatcgcTTTCTACACAATAAGAACTACGGTTAGTAAATTCCCATACTttccatattattatattctaattttgaaaagcACATTTTAGCAAAACACTTTTAACtagtaattattactttaaatttcaattgttcaaaaatgttgtttgtttaataatataaatgctgATATTACCAACAATTACAAAAACACTAATGGTCAGGTAGTAGATtgctttttgttttaaatttttctttctctgtctctcacaaattctgtaatttaaatatctcaagaaaccagatataaaaagaaaaatgcagtATCATTGCACAAACGCGCGCATTGTTTcattacgtaaataaattctacttAAATTAACACGAATTCCACGCTTCTTTTTATCCGTGTGCAACTGatttaaatctgaaaaattacgCGCCAGATTTATCTGACATCCACATCTCAGAAGTTTCTTCGTTGAACTGAAGCGATTGACGAGATTTGTAAGTGACATTATCTTACAGGCTACTGATAGTCAAATCGACATTTTGTTATCTCTCACGGATGTATATCATGGGAATCTACGTCAATCAACGAGTATAAAATAAGGAAGAACAAGCGGGCTATGTTGTTGATCACGTGCAAACGTTCCAGCTTAATCATGTTGGCGGTTATTCCGTTTCTTGCGTGTTACATCACTTGGACAATTGCAAACCCAATTAATCCCGGTAAACCATCCGTTTATCTCACAATGCTATTATCTGTTAAACGTTCGCGAAATTCGCTTTCACAGTTATGCTATCACGAATAACGATTCTCAGATGCTGGCTGTACGATCTCCACACAGTACAAAGTCGGCGATCTTAAGGAACCTCAACCGTTGCTCTTGAAACGGGATGGCAAGCGTGCGACCATCTGGTACCCGGATAACGATAATGGGACACTGAGAATATTCGCCGGTGGCTCCATTTATCTGGCATGCCCAGGCAAAGATAACTACCTCAAAAACCGAACTTGGGGCAACGAGGTCGAGGCAGTTTGCATAGAAGGTAAGGTGTTTGACGTGAATGGCGTTCGCCAGTATTTCTCGTCTCTAGTTTGCAAATCTCACCCCGAGCACCATGCTAAGTACACGAGCTCGCCACCTTGTCTCGGCAGACACAGCCCCATCGAGATCGGCTTCAACGTGAGCGGCACCTTCATCCGCACTATTGAATTATGCCGCGACGAGAAGACATATACAACGTACTACACGAAGTTCAAGATGACGAAAATGATCGGAAGCTATCAAAGGAGCTATCCCAGGTAAGAtctgttaatataattgatagaCTTCATTTCATATcataatcttttcttttctgttagatttttgaatgaaataattgttcaATATTAAACTCTGTGAAAAGTTTTAACgaattaagtataattttatttaatatatcaataactatatatatttatcaatgtattaattttttgataatcaGATAAATCGtccatttattattagaatagtTGATAACAATATACCTTTTTAAtgtaatcttaaaaaatagctTTTAAATACTATCGCCAATAAAACACCAGGGCGCATCGTTTACACATACGGCGGTTGATTGCATGTTTTAGACCGGGCAAGTTCCTAGcgggaaatttttattccggGATAGACGTAGACTATCTGTACAGATTCGAAACCCAGTTAGATACGCTCGCCAGAATCCTGAATTCGACCAAGTTGGCTGAGGAACGATTGAAGAAGTCGGTGCAGTTTCTCTCCCGCGGACATATGGTGGCCAAAGCGGACTTCGTCTATGGCGCCCAGCACAGGTCGACCTTTTGGTACTTGAACACCGCGCCTCAGTGGCAAACCTTTAACGGCGGTAATTGGAATTCTCTGGAGCTCAGCGTCAGACGCTTCGCCGCCAGCCGTCGTTTGGACCTCGACGTTTACACGGGGGTGCACGGTCAGATGACCATGGAAGACATTCGCGGCAAGCAGCAACCCGTATATCTGCACACCGACGGCGTGGTCATGTCCGCGCCCAAGTTCTATTGGAAAGTCATCTACGATCCATTGACCAAGCGGGGTACAGCGTTTGTGGGTCTCAACGATCCGTTTATCAGATTGCCCGCAGACGACGTGTACCTCTGCACCGATATCAGCGAGAAGATCAAGTGGCTAAACTGGAGACCGCGCAATATCAGACTTGGTATCTCTTACGCCTGCAGCGTCGCTGAACTGCGTAAGGCGGTGCCTGTTGTGCCGCCACTCGATGTGATCGGCATTCTAATGTGACACGAGCGAATCACTTATAGTTCCGTCCTTGTACGTATCGCACgttgcgaaaaaaatattgataatcgCGATAAATCCACTTTTATTACTTCtagatttttatacatttatattttgaattacttttaattatatatggatccgtcaaaaaaaaaataaataaaaaaaatatataaactgtcAATATAGAAACGGACATATTGCAATactgtattatatgtatacggtatagataaaatgatatatctgGTACAAGTGTCTAATCGGCACATCTCTTATAAGTCAAAGTGTGACGATACTTCACTGAACATACTAAGCAGATACTTTATCTTCGATACAAGCGAGGTGTCGATAACAGGAAGTCCATGCGTTCGTAACAGTGAATATAGATGTTAACaacttattgaataatatactttcaaatgcacttatatataagtatttgcataaaatatattaatcgtgtatctatcgaattttatatttattcgttattgcaatattttttttataatcgtgaaatagcaatatttatcaaaaaatatcaagCAATATAGAGATgtacttaatattatatagctAAAGATGTactaacatttaatattaatttagtttaataGGAAAGCTGAcaaagtttgtaaaaaataaactatactTGAACGCGGTGACCCACATATTAGTagactaaattttaaaatacaccAGAATAATAGGACGAAACGTCACATGGACGAAAATTAGCGACGCGAGAGTAACtttttatcgatataaatagctctaaaaaattattatcatgcTTTAAAGCAAGAATTAGAGTCGTGTGTCGACATGTCACACCATATCAGGTGTTAAGAAATTATGTGTAAATTCCAGACAAGCTAGCTTTATCTTCAAgacataaaatagaatttacttcgaaaggataaaaatttgaagcgATTATCTACGACACGATTTTGCACGGAGACTTGTCCCtcgcagaaaaaaatattgcatgtgTTTGCAGACAAAGAAACGCGAATAGCATGTACGTTTGAATAAGAGAAAAAGCTTCcccgtaataaatatttatcgccaaatatcattaaaatattacgttatttccgaaatatatgttgaatatacaatcgaaaatatttgtagaaaatCGTTTCACatatgtttcatatatatatttattgctatttttatttctatttcataatttttattttatacttcatggatttatatatctatgtgtatatgtgtacattACTAAAActactaatttattaataatcacaGTAAATTGCTCTAAtctcataatatatttacggtATCTCGATAAATAATgtcaataaataatgtattaaac is part of the Temnothorax longispinosus isolate EJ_2023e chromosome 12, Tlon_JGU_v1, whole genome shotgun sequence genome and encodes:
- the LOC139822991 gene encoding salivary protein Tsal2A-like — protein: MLLITCKRSSLIMLAVIPFLACYITWTIANPINPDAGCTISTQYKVGDLKEPQPLLLKRDGKRATIWYPDNDNGTLRIFAGGSIYLACPGKDNYLKNRTWGNEVEAVCIEGKVFDVNGVRQYFSSLVCKSHPEHHAKYTSSPPCLGRHSPIEIGFNVSGTFIRTIELCRDEKTYTTYYTKFKMTKMIGSYQRSYPRPGKFLAGNFYSGIDVDYLYRFETQLDTLARILNSTKLAEERLKKSVQFLSRGHMVAKADFVYGAQHRSTFWYLNTAPQWQTFNGGNWNSLELSVRRFAASRRLDLDVYTGVHGQMTMEDIRGKQQPVYLHTDGVVMSAPKFYWKVIYDPLTKRGTAFVGLNDPFIRLPADDVYLCTDISEKIKWLNWRPRNIRLGISYACSVAELRKAVPVVPPLDVIGILM